One window of Caldisericum exile AZM16c01 genomic DNA carries:
- a CDS encoding segregation/condensation protein A — protein sequence MSLEEIVGEAKRSKNYLLSISILELIDNELQGSYDFELSEKILLLATLLELKSELLLYLLGLKEQRKKTLQEENIDDIIDVLEKSVEKTVIKRAFVEKVSANEIPVSRLEKIVKEVLQREKYYENKTIPVQQVSVAEIIEQLKKKLTQFVEIDFKKLIEECNSKIEVIATFLAVLILAKNKFLRILQEDHFSPIILRLNEEGRVSLRN from the coding sequence ATGAGCCTTGAGGAGATTGTTGGTGAAGCAAAAAGAAGCAAAAATTACCTTTTAAGCATCTCAATTTTAGAACTCATCGATAACGAGCTTCAAGGGTCTTACGATTTTGAATTGAGCGAAAAGATTTTACTTTTAGCAACTCTCCTTGAATTAAAATCAGAACTCCTTTTATACCTTTTGGGACTTAAAGAGCAAAGAAAGAAAACGCTTCAAGAAGAAAACATCGACGATATTATTGATGTGCTTGAAAAGTCCGTTGAAAAAACAGTAATAAAAAGAGCATTTGTTGAAAAGGTTTCAGCTAATGAGATCCCCGTTTCACGTCTTGAGAAAATTGTAAAAGAAGTTCTCCAAAGAGAAAAGTACTATGAAAATAAAACAATCCCCGTGCAGCAGGTTTCAGTTGCTGAAATCATTGAACAACTCAAGAAAAAACTTACACAATTTGTAGAAATTGATTTTAAGAAATTAATCGAGGAATGTAATTCAAAAATAGAAGTTATTGCAACATTTCTTGCCGTGCTTATCCTTGCAAAAAACAAATTTTTAAGAATATTACAGGAAGATCATTTTTCACCAATTATTTTGAGGCTCAATGAAGAGGGAAGAGTATCTTTACGCAATTGA
- the scpB gene encoding SMC-Scp complex subunit ScpB yields the protein MKREEYLYAIESILFVSPKPVKIEKIASTLGLDKGSILELLSELENNLKGTGINIAFEKNKVQMVPNQTYRRFFEKFIKKKKITLSRNLIEVIGLILKKKRTKDEIDKIRGVNSTRVINELLKLGYIEKEFFEGKIYYKVTNKFIDTLPEDIRENLESKLFKL from the coding sequence ATGAAGAGGGAAGAGTATCTTTACGCAATTGAATCAATTTTGTTCGTATCACCTAAGCCTGTAAAGATTGAGAAAATTGCATCAACCCTCGGGCTTGATAAGGGAAGCATCCTTGAACTTCTTTCAGAACTTGAAAATAACCTCAAAGGGACAGGTATAAATATTGCATTCGAAAAGAATAAAGTTCAAATGGTGCCAAATCAAACTTACCGAAGGTTTTTTGAAAAATTCATTAAAAAGAAAAAGATAACTTTATCAAGGAATCTCATTGAGGTCATTGGACTAATTCTTAAAAAGAAAAGAACTAAAGATGAAATAGATAAAATTCGAGGTGTAAATAGTACAAGAGTTATAAATGAACTTCTAAAACTGGGCTATATTGAAAAAGAATTCTTCGAAGGGAAAATCTACTATAAGGTAACCAATAAATTTATTGACACGCTCCCCGAAGACATCAGAGAAAATTTGGAGTCAAAACTATTCAAATTATAG
- a CDS encoding glycine C-acetyltransferase: MDKFEFMRKELDELKEKGTYNTIRVLESAQGPWVVINGRKMLNLCANNYLGLITNEEVKSAAIEGVKNFGVGAGAVRTIAGTLTLHEELEKKLAEFKHAEAVILLQSGILANIATIPLVVGEGDLIFSDELNHASIIDGCRLSKATIIRYKHLDMADLKEKLEDYKDYNVRKLIVTDGVFSMDGDIAPLPDIVELGEKYGAITMVDDAHGEGVLGDHGRGIVDYFHLEGKIDIDVGTLSKAFGVIGGYVAGNNTLIEYMKQRARPFLFSTPLSPADTSALIKVVEILSKDDSLVKKLWENGNYIKEQFKSYGFNIGHSQTPITPVIIGEEKTAMEFSKMLFEEGVFAQGIVYPTVPKGTARIRVMVSAAHTKDDLDFGIKKFVEIGRKLGVVK; the protein is encoded by the coding sequence ATGGATAAATTCGAATTTATGCGAAAAGAACTTGATGAGTTAAAAGAGAAAGGGACTTACAACACAATACGTGTGCTCGAAAGTGCACAAGGCCCTTGGGTTGTAATAAACGGGAGAAAAATGCTCAACCTTTGTGCGAATAACTATCTTGGACTTATTACCAATGAAGAGGTTAAGAGTGCTGCAATCGAGGGTGTGAAAAATTTTGGAGTTGGTGCAGGTGCCGTAAGGACAATTGCAGGAACACTTACGCTCCACGAGGAACTTGAGAAAAAACTTGCCGAGTTTAAGCATGCAGAGGCAGTAATACTTCTTCAATCCGGAATTCTTGCAAATATTGCAACAATACCTCTTGTTGTTGGAGAAGGTGATCTCATATTCTCCGATGAGTTAAACCATGCTTCAATTATTGATGGGTGCAGACTAAGTAAGGCAACAATTATTCGATACAAACACCTTGATATGGCAGATTTGAAAGAAAAACTTGAGGATTACAAGGACTATAACGTTCGAAAACTCATTGTTACAGATGGTGTATTTAGTATGGACGGAGATATTGCCCCTCTCCCAGATATTGTTGAACTTGGAGAAAAATATGGTGCAATAACAATGGTTGACGATGCTCACGGTGAAGGCGTGCTTGGTGACCATGGAAGAGGAATTGTTGATTACTTCCATCTTGAAGGCAAAATTGATATTGATGTTGGCACTCTTTCAAAGGCATTTGGTGTTATTGGCGGATACGTTGCAGGCAATAACACCCTCATCGAATACATGAAACAGAGGGCTCGTCCTTTCCTGTTCTCAACGCCATTATCACCTGCAGATACTTCTGCCCTTATAAAGGTTGTTGAGATCCTTTCAAAAGATGACTCACTTGTTAAAAAACTATGGGAGAATGGAAATTACATTAAAGAACAATTCAAGTCATATGGTTTTAACATTGGGCATTCGCAAACACCCATTACACCTGTAATTATAGGTGAAGAAAAAACGGCTATGGAATTTAGCAAAATGCTCTTTGAGGAAGGAGTTTTTGCACAAGGTATTGTTTATCCAACCGTTCCAAAGGGAACTGCAAGAATTAGAGTTATGGTTTCTGCTGCTCACACAAAAGATGACCTCGACTTTGGTATAAAAAAGTTTGTTGAAATAGGAAGAAAATTAGGAGTGGTTAAATGA
- the trpS gene encoding tryptophan--tRNA ligase, with protein MDVVVTGMRSTGELHIGHLVGVIDNLKKLQETYKSYFFIADLHVLTTNYEHTEDFKKNRVSVMLDWLASGVDPNKATLFIQSKVPAHTYLHLLLSMIVPVSWLERNPTVKEMIRDLDLKENASYGLLGYPVLMASDIILYKAKYVPVGKDQLPHLEMTREMVRRFNYLYGELFVEPQALLTEFPYVPGIDGKKMSKSLENDIKISDTEEDTTKKIMKAVTDPQKIKLHDKGHPEVCNVFTYHKIFNKEEVNDIERECRSGELGCVACKRNLANKLNEYLRPIREKREQLKNEIDKVEDIFEEGSKAASLVANATLEEALTKMNLK; from the coding sequence ATGGATGTTGTAGTTACTGGAATGCGCTCAACGGGAGAACTTCACATAGGGCACCTTGTAGGTGTTATTGACAACCTCAAAAAACTTCAGGAAACATACAAGAGCTATTTCTTTATCGCAGATTTACACGTGCTTACAACAAACTACGAGCATACGGAAGACTTTAAGAAAAATAGGGTCTCAGTAATGCTTGATTGGCTTGCTTCAGGAGTTGATCCAAACAAGGCTACCCTTTTTATCCAATCAAAGGTACCTGCACACACATACTTACATTTGCTTCTTTCAATGATAGTGCCTGTTTCATGGCTTGAAAGAAATCCAACAGTAAAAGAAATGATAAGAGACCTTGATCTAAAAGAAAATGCATCATATGGCCTTCTTGGGTATCCAGTACTCATGGCATCTGATATTATTTTATACAAGGCAAAATATGTGCCGGTTGGAAAAGACCAATTACCACACTTAGAGATGACAAGAGAAATGGTAAGAAGGTTTAATTACCTCTATGGTGAACTTTTTGTAGAGCCACAGGCCCTTCTTACGGAATTTCCATATGTCCCTGGAATTGATGGGAAGAAGATGTCAAAAAGTCTTGAAAATGATATAAAAATTTCAGACACAGAAGAAGATACAACAAAGAAAATAATGAAAGCAGTTACAGATCCGCAAAAAATTAAACTTCATGACAAAGGACACCCTGAAGTGTGCAATGTATTTACATACCATAAGATTTTTAACAAGGAGGAAGTAAACGATATTGAAAGGGAGTGTAGATCTGGCGAACTGGGTTGTGTTGCATGCAAAAGAAATCTTGCAAATAAATTGAATGAATATTTGAGGCCGATAAGAGAAAAACGAGAACAACTTAAAAATGAGATTGATAAAGTTGAGGATATTTTTGAAGAAGGTAGTAAAGCTGCATCTTTGGTTGCAAATGCAACACTTGAAGAAGCACTCACAAAGATGAACCTGAAATGA
- the tdh gene encoding L-threonine 3-dehydrogenase — translation MKAVLKKERDVGFVIEDVPMPKIGDDEILVKVEVASICGTDVHIYDWNEWAQNRINPPLIVGHEFAGVVVEKGKEVKRINIGDFVSAETHIYCNHCDMCLMNHREVCRNLKILGVDTNGAFAEYVKIPERVAWVNPKEIPHKYASIQEPLGNAVDTVLSEDISGKTVLITGAGPIGLLAIGVARVFGATKIIVSDLSNYHLEIAKKMGADVVVNPKEANLREIVLNETNGLGVDVALEMSGAKSALSDALKLTKFLGRVSLLGLFDNNVEINLTDDVIFKKLRIYGITGRRIFETWQIVSDLLRSKRLDVSPVITHEFKLEEVEKGIKLMKSHQSGKILLHP, via the coding sequence ATGAAAGCGGTATTAAAAAAGGAAAGGGATGTTGGTTTCGTGATTGAAGATGTTCCGATGCCTAAAATTGGAGATGATGAAATTCTTGTGAAGGTTGAGGTTGCCTCGATCTGTGGAACTGATGTCCATATATACGATTGGAATGAGTGGGCACAAAATAGGATTAACCCACCACTAATTGTTGGACATGAGTTTGCAGGTGTTGTTGTTGAAAAGGGCAAGGAAGTAAAGCGTATTAATATTGGAGACTTTGTCTCCGCTGAGACCCATATCTATTGTAATCACTGTGATATGTGCCTTATGAACCACAGGGAAGTGTGTAGAAATCTAAAGATCTTAGGCGTCGATACAAATGGTGCATTTGCAGAATATGTAAAGATTCCCGAACGTGTTGCATGGGTGAATCCAAAGGAAATTCCACATAAATATGCTTCAATACAAGAACCACTTGGTAATGCAGTTGATACAGTGCTCTCAGAGGATATCTCTGGGAAAACCGTACTTATTACAGGTGCAGGACCAATAGGACTTCTTGCAATTGGAGTTGCAAGGGTGTTTGGTGCAACAAAAATAATCGTATCAGACCTTTCAAACTATCACCTTGAAATTGCAAAAAAGATGGGTGCAGATGTGGTTGTTAACCCAAAGGAAGCAAACCTTAGGGAAATTGTTCTCAATGAAACTAACGGTCTTGGAGTTGATGTTGCACTTGAGATGTCTGGTGCGAAATCTGCACTTTCCGATGCTCTTAAACTTACAAAATTTCTTGGGAGAGTTTCACTTTTAGGACTTTTTGATAACAATGTTGAAATCAATCTTACGGACGATGTGATTTTCAAGAAATTGCGAATCTATGGAATTACAGGAAGAAGAATTTTTGAAACATGGCAAATTGTTTCAGATTTGCTTAGAAGCAAAAGACTAGATGTGTCTCCTGTAATAACTCACGAGTTTAAATTGGAAGAAGTGGAAAAAGGCATAAAACTCATGAAAAGCCATCAATCAGGAAAAATATTACTACATCCATAG
- a CDS encoding 50S ribosomal protein L25/general stress protein Ctc: MKRVSINAEKREVTTKGNNNKLRQDGKIPAVVYGKIVDTFYVAVNYKEFTKLEREVGRSAIFDLNIDGKVYPTIIKEVQIDPIKRNVIHIDFEAVDLSKPVYTTIPITFVGEAVGVKKGGILEPSLHEIEVEGLLTDLPDKIEVNVSNLDIKDVIYVKDLNLGEKVKIYSDPDAVIVSVVTPTIEEVAAPTPSEGEAQPATVKAEAKGETKPEGTKEGTKEK; this comes from the coding sequence ATGAAAAGAGTTTCCATAAATGCAGAAAAAAGAGAAGTGACAACAAAGGGCAATAACAACAAATTAAGGCAGGATGGAAAAATCCCTGCGGTAGTATATGGTAAAATTGTTGATACTTTTTATGTTGCAGTAAATTACAAGGAATTTACAAAACTTGAACGTGAGGTTGGCCGTTCTGCAATTTTTGATTTAAATATTGATGGTAAAGTATACCCTACAATTATAAAAGAAGTGCAAATTGATCCAATTAAGAGAAATGTAATTCATATTGATTTTGAAGCGGTTGATCTTTCGAAACCTGTTTATACAACTATTCCTATTACCTTTGTAGGTGAAGCAGTAGGTGTGAAGAAGGGTGGCATTCTTGAGCCATCTCTCCACGAGATTGAGGTTGAAGGTCTTCTTACGGATCTTCCAGACAAGATTGAAGTTAATGTCTCGAACCTGGACATTAAGGATGTTATTTACGTGAAAGATTTGAATCTTGGTGAAAAAGTAAAAATTTATTCTGATCCAGATGCTGTTATTGTATCTGTTGTTACGCCTACGATAGAGGAAGTTGCAGCACCTACACCTTCTGAAGGAGAAGCGCAACCTGCCACTGTTAAGGCTGAAGCAAAAGGTGAGACAAAGCCTGAAGGAACCAAAGAAGGAACCAAGGAGAAATAG
- the miaB gene encoding tRNA (N6-isopentenyl adenosine(37)-C2)-methylthiotransferase MiaB yields the protein MNEYESEKFREVFYDFGLSEVSNIEEADIVLFNSCAVREKSEQKLISSVGYARSLYEKFGRPYVIVTGCVASIREKRIKEVARDSLLVLSKGYELIYERVEELRNELSKYLKQSSSERISEGGGVFAYVPVIFGCNSFCTYCIVPATKGREKSRPLEDIIEEVKNLVNSGVKEIVLLGQNINHYGYDFGNKNGFIELLEAVSRVPNLKRLRYLTPHPAYFTKELIKRMRQVEILMPHFHLPVQSGSNKILSLMKREYTQEQYLGIIETIKEEFPEAAITTDIIVGFPQETDRDFLETVELVKTVRFDKSFIAAYSKRPNTPAATMDGQIDTKVKKERLNYLLKVQNEISLEKNKTYIGKTYDVLVENVRENIAFGRIPQDKLVIFDNSSEVRPGDLVNVLITDADFIHLKGKR from the coding sequence ATGAACGAATACGAAAGTGAAAAATTTAGAGAGGTTTTCTATGACTTTGGATTAAGTGAAGTTTCGAATATTGAAGAAGCAGACATCGTCCTTTTTAATAGTTGTGCTGTGCGTGAAAAATCTGAGCAAAAACTCATAAGTTCTGTGGGATACGCTCGCTCTCTTTATGAAAAATTCGGAAGACCATATGTGATTGTGACAGGATGTGTTGCATCAATTAGAGAAAAACGAATCAAGGAAGTTGCACGTGATAGCCTTCTTGTGCTTTCGAAGGGTTATGAACTTATTTACGAACGTGTTGAAGAGTTACGAAACGAACTTTCGAAATACCTAAAACAATCTTCATCAGAGCGTATTAGTGAAGGTGGTGGAGTTTTTGCTTATGTGCCAGTTATTTTTGGCTGCAATAGTTTTTGCACGTATTGTATAGTGCCTGCAACCAAAGGGCGTGAAAAGTCAAGACCGTTAGAAGACATAATTGAAGAAGTTAAAAATCTTGTTAATTCAGGCGTAAAAGAAATTGTGTTGTTAGGGCAAAACATTAATCACTATGGCTATGATTTTGGAAACAAAAATGGTTTTATTGAACTACTTGAAGCAGTTAGTCGTGTGCCTAATTTAAAAAGACTACGTTATCTTACGCCACATCCTGCGTATTTTACGAAGGAACTTATTAAAAGGATGAGACAAGTTGAAATTTTAATGCCACATTTCCATTTACCAGTGCAATCGGGTTCAAACAAAATACTTTCGCTTATGAAGAGAGAATACACGCAAGAACAGTATCTTGGAATCATAGAAACAATAAAAGAGGAATTCCCAGAAGCTGCAATCACAACGGATATTATTGTTGGCTTTCCACAAGAAACAGACAGAGATTTCCTTGAGACCGTTGAACTTGTAAAAACTGTTAGGTTTGATAAAAGTTTCATTGCTGCATACTCAAAACGCCCAAACACACCTGCGGCAACGATGGATGGACAGATCGATACAAAGGTAAAAAAAGAACGCCTCAATTATCTTCTCAAAGTGCAAAACGAGATAAGCCTTGAAAAGAATAAGACATATATTGGCAAAACTTACGATGTGCTCGTCGAAAATGTTAGGGAAAACATAGCCTTTGGAAGAATTCCACAGGATAAACTTGTTATCTTTGATAATAGTTCTGAAGTGCGCCCAGGTGACCTTGTCAACGTCCTCATAACTGATGCCGACTTTATACATCTCAAAGGAAAAAGGTAA
- a CDS encoding tRNA nucleotidyltransferase/poly(A) polymerase family protein, with translation MEKDLRNIVLLIPQRIKNLFNLGRTYLVGGAIRDFLLQKAFFDFDFVIPKDEFAFVSAKLENENLKYILLNREMFPLYRVFLDHFTFDFTYYEDIESDVQKRDFTINAIYLNLGNLEIISHPSSFDDIKNGLLRVCSGNSIKDDPVRFMRAFRFLSQYQLKIEENTKNIIKDSKDLYFGVKRERARVELLKFLKNNTDNIKNALMQVFDDFDFSFASRIRYGENLPELQKNLNKDSKYIDLLKAYFLRCKYPQFLFGLTEKELEYIKFMDVMVGADFKSLFEAFYRKKNKFEFLLLNIVANFDEEEIKKYIEVVRAWRKTKIKFSEVEMFARVNNISISDAYKEVLKGEFKKIYENICHS, from the coding sequence GTGGAAAAAGATTTAAGGAATATTGTTCTATTAATACCCCAAAGAATAAAAAACCTCTTTAATTTAGGTAGAACATATTTAGTTGGAGGTGCAATAAGGGATTTCTTGCTTCAAAAAGCGTTTTTCGACTTTGATTTTGTTATCCCGAAAGATGAGTTTGCCTTTGTTAGTGCAAAACTTGAAAACGAAAATCTTAAATATATTCTCTTAAATAGGGAAATGTTTCCACTGTATAGAGTTTTTCTTGACCACTTTACTTTTGATTTTACTTACTATGAGGATATTGAAAGCGATGTTCAAAAAAGGGATTTTACGATAAATGCAATCTATTTAAATTTAGGGAATTTAGAGATAATCTCTCATCCAAGTTCATTTGACGATATTAAAAATGGACTTTTAAGAGTGTGTTCGGGAAACTCAATAAAAGATGATCCAGTCCGTTTTATGAGGGCATTTAGATTTCTATCACAGTATCAGCTAAAAATTGAAGAGAATACAAAAAATATAATCAAAGATTCTAAAGATTTATACTTCGGTGTTAAAAGAGAGCGAGCAAGGGTTGAATTGTTGAAGTTCTTAAAGAACAATACTGATAATATTAAAAATGCGTTAATGCAAGTTTTTGATGATTTTGATTTTTCGTTTGCAAGCCGTATCCGTTATGGAGAAAACCTTCCGGAACTTCAAAAAAATTTAAATAAGGATTCAAAATACATTGATCTCCTCAAAGCCTACTTTCTGCGGTGCAAATATCCACAGTTTTTATTTGGCCTAACGGAAAAAGAATTAGAGTATATAAAATTTATGGATGTAATGGTTGGTGCAGATTTTAAAAGTCTCTTTGAGGCATTTTATCGAAAGAAGAATAAGTTTGAGTTTTTACTGTTGAATATTGTTGCAAATTTTGATGAGGAAGAGATCAAAAAATACATTGAAGTTGTAAGAGCGTGGAGGAAAACAAAAATAAAGTTTAGTGAAGTCGAAATGTTTGCAAGAGTAAACAATATTTCAATTAGTGATGCCTACAAGGAAGTTTTGAAGGGAGAGTTTAAGAAAATATATGAGAACATTTGCCATAGTTAA
- the glmU gene encoding bifunctional UDP-N-acetylglucosamine diphosphorylase/glucosamine-1-phosphate N-acetyltransferase GlmU — MITGVVLGAGIGKRMHSKLPKVLHKICGREMIFYAIDSIKEIVDNGLIVVINEAIPKEIFEGFEVRIQKTPLGTGDAVKVAIDGFDTDLVLITTGDNPLFEKDDILGFYNFFKETNSDIAFISAEAEDPTNLGRVIRKGDEFIKIVEESDASSDEKTIKEINTGVYIFKFSYLKSLLKKLSNANAQGEYYLTDTLSLAKSEGLKVSVYKLPRKFPIYGVNNRFELTIAEKIIQEKILKKHMLNGVTIHNPETQKIDYFVEIGNDTEILPGCILEGKTKIESDCVIGPFTQIVDSHISRGSSVKQSVVLNSYVGENCTIGPFAYVRPENMLVKNVKIGTFVEVKKSKFDEGAKVPHLSYIGDATVGKNVNIGAGTITCNFSGLEGNKKNPTYIEDDVFVGSHSTLVAPLVIRKGAYTAAGSVITQEVPEDSLAIARAQQVNKIGWVKRRKGQNG; from the coding sequence ATGATAACAGGGGTTGTCTTAGGTGCTGGAATCGGCAAAAGGATGCACTCAAAGTTGCCGAAAGTGCTCCACAAAATCTGTGGAAGAGAAATGATTTTTTATGCAATTGATTCTATAAAAGAAATAGTAGATAACGGGTTAATCGTTGTGATAAATGAAGCAATACCAAAAGAGATTTTTGAAGGCTTTGAAGTAAGAATTCAAAAGACACCGCTTGGAACAGGTGATGCAGTAAAGGTTGCAATAGATGGTTTTGATACAGACCTTGTTCTTATAACAACTGGAGACAACCCCCTTTTCGAGAAGGATGATATCCTTGGTTTTTACAATTTCTTTAAAGAAACAAATTCCGACATTGCATTCATTTCAGCCGAGGCAGAAGATCCAACAAACCTTGGGAGAGTTATAAGGAAGGGAGATGAGTTTATAAAAATAGTAGAGGAGTCTGATGCATCTTCTGATGAAAAAACGATAAAAGAAATTAATACAGGAGTATATATCTTCAAATTTAGTTATCTAAAAAGTCTTCTTAAAAAACTTTCTAATGCAAATGCACAAGGCGAATACTATCTTACCGATACACTTTCTTTAGCAAAAAGCGAAGGACTCAAAGTTAGCGTCTACAAATTGCCGAGAAAATTTCCAATTTATGGTGTTAACAATAGGTTTGAACTAACGATTGCAGAAAAAATCATTCAAGAGAAAATTTTAAAAAAACATATGCTTAATGGAGTTACGATACACAATCCCGAAACTCAAAAAATCGATTACTTTGTTGAAATTGGAAATGACACAGAAATTCTTCCGGGATGTATCCTCGAAGGTAAAACAAAAATTGAATCTGATTGCGTTATTGGACCATTTACACAAATTGTTGATTCACATATTTCAAGAGGAAGTTCTGTGAAACAATCAGTTGTTCTTAATTCTTATGTAGGAGAAAACTGCACCATTGGACCTTTTGCCTATGTGCGACCTGAAAATATGCTTGTTAAAAATGTAAAAATTGGCACTTTTGTTGAAGTGAAAAAATCCAAGTTTGATGAAGGAGCAAAAGTGCCTCACCTTTCCTATATTGGAGATGCAACTGTTGGAAAAAATGTTAACATAGGAGCAGGCACAATTACTTGTAATTTTTCAGGCCTTGAAGGCAACAAGAAAAATCCAACATACATTGAGGATGATGTGTTTGTTGGTTCACACTCAACTCTTGTTGCACCACTTGTAATTAGAAAAGGTGCATATACTGCTGCAGGTTCAGTTATAACTCAGGAAGTTCCAGAGGATTCTCTTGCTATTGCAAGAGCACAACAGGTTAATAAAATAGGTTGGGTGAAGAGGAGGAAGGGGCAAAATGGTTAA
- a CDS encoding ribose-phosphate diphosphokinase — MVKEILSMDEVKIFTGNSNVPLAEAIASYLNMKLSPAIVSRFPDGEIQVRCLESVRGKDVFIIQSTQTPAENLLELLIMIDAVRRASARSISAVIPFFGYARQDRKTKSREPISAKLVANLITTAGATRVISVDLHAAQIQGFFDIPADNLTAVLLLGKYFREKNLENPVVVAPDVGAVQRATTFAQEIPHATQAIFVKKRLSPEEVETSRLIGEVEEKSVILVDDAIHTGNTLISAAKEVLRRGAKEVYATATHGIFAGDSLKNLEESPIKEIVVTDTLPILSRPYLPQKVKVLSVAPLIGEAIRRIVMHESVSELFEKK, encoded by the coding sequence ATGGTTAAAGAAATCCTTTCAATGGATGAGGTGAAGATTTTTACAGGCAATTCAAACGTGCCTCTTGCAGAGGCAATTGCTTCCTACTTAAACATGAAGTTAAGTCCTGCAATTGTTTCAAGATTTCCAGACGGGGAAATACAGGTAAGATGTCTTGAATCGGTAAGGGGTAAAGATGTTTTCATAATACAATCAACGCAAACGCCTGCCGAAAATTTACTTGAATTACTCATTATGATTGATGCTGTAAGACGTGCCTCTGCAAGGAGCATTTCTGCAGTAATTCCATTCTTCGGGTATGCAAGACAGGACAGAAAAACAAAATCAAGGGAACCAATTTCTGCAAAACTTGTTGCGAATCTCATAACAACAGCAGGTGCAACAAGGGTTATTTCAGTAGACTTACACGCAGCGCAAATTCAGGGATTTTTTGATATTCCTGCTGACAATCTCACAGCGGTATTGCTCCTTGGAAAATACTTTCGAGAAAAGAATCTCGAAAACCCAGTGGTGGTTGCTCCAGACGTGGGGGCAGTACAGAGAGCAACTACATTTGCACAGGAAATACCACATGCAACGCAAGCAATTTTTGTGAAAAAGAGATTAAGTCCTGAAGAAGTTGAAACTTCAAGGCTTATTGGTGAGGTGGAAGAGAAAAGTGTAATCCTTGTTGATGATGCAATACACACTGGAAACACCCTTATAAGTGCAGCAAAAGAGGTATTGAGACGTGGTGCAAAAGAAGTTTATGCAACGGCGACTCACGGAATATTTGCAGGTGATTCTCTCAAAAATCTTGAAGAATCCCCAATTAAGGAAATCGTAGTAACTGATACATTGCCTATTTTGAGTAGGCCATATTTACCTCAAAAAGTAAAGGTGTTAAGTGTTGCACCACTCATTGGCGAAGCGATAAGAAGAATTGTAATGCATGAATCTGTTTCTGAACTTTTTGAAAAAAAGTAA
- a CDS encoding TIGR00282 family metallophosphoesterase yields the protein MRIVFLGDIFAEPGRTAIKEGLPKLIEEYHPHIVIANGENAAHGAGITYEIALELHSYGIDVITGGNHSFDKKVLWEKFSLLPYLLRPANFPQGAFGKGYVVIEKKDFKVAVLNLQGRVEMQPIDSPFSVGDKIVEELRKTTPYIIVDFHAEATAEKEAIGFYFDGRVSAVVGTHTHVQTADERILPNGTAYITDVGMCGVEDSVIGLDKEVALKRFITGMPWNFEPAKGNAILNFVVIDIEPSGRATQILRGKWKKI from the coding sequence ATGAGGATAGTTTTCTTGGGAGATATTTTTGCAGAACCTGGAAGGACAGCCATAAAAGAAGGCCTTCCAAAACTTATTGAAGAGTATCATCCGCATATTGTTATAGCGAACGGAGAAAATGCAGCACATGGTGCTGGTATTACATATGAAATTGCACTTGAACTTCATTCATATGGCATTGATGTAATCACTGGTGGAAATCACTCCTTTGACAAAAAGGTGCTCTGGGAGAAATTTTCGCTTCTTCCTTATTTGTTGCGTCCTGCAAACTTTCCTCAAGGTGCATTTGGTAAAGGTTATGTTGTCATCGAAAAGAAAGATTTTAAAGTAGCAGTTTTGAACTTACAGGGGCGCGTTGAGATGCAACCGATTGACTCACCTTTTTCAGTAGGCGACAAAATAGTCGAGGAGTTAAGAAAAACAACACCATATATCATTGTTGACTTCCACGCTGAAGCAACTGCAGAGAAGGAAGCAATCGGCTTTTATTTTGATGGCAGAGTTTCTGCAGTTGTTGGCACGCACACGCATGTGCAAACGGCTGATGAAAGGATTCTTCCAAATGGTACTGCCTATATTACTGATGTAGGAATGTGCGGAGTTGAAGACTCTGTAATTGGTCTTGATAAAGAGGTTGCCTTAAAAAGATTTATTACAGGGATGCCTTGGAATTTTGAGCCTGCAAAAGGAAACGCCATTTTGAATTTTGTTGTGATTGACATAGAGCCATCAGGTAGGGCAACACAAATTCTAAGAGGAAAGTGGAAAAAGATTTAA